In Paracoccus jeotgali, the following are encoded in one genomic region:
- a CDS encoding rhomboid family intramembrane serine protease, with protein sequence MFPIRDHNPSGQTPYVTIALIIANLVMFAMTTPWLGGSFALWQDLALYPVAVVHGVNLWGLLSHMFLHAGLLHLGGNLLFLWIFGDNLEAQMGHLGFLLFYLLCGLAAAGAQIASDPWTLVPMIGASGAIAGVMGGYVLMFPRARVDVVAIILIFVKVVTLRAWVVLGLWFLLQLFGSFSLAGDGVAYWAHIGGFVAGVTLCLPLFLRRGGLGFWRITHGKPPHPAIEYARSRIPVVRR encoded by the coding sequence ATGTTTCCCATCCGCGACCACAACCCCTCGGGGCAGACGCCTTACGTCACCATCGCGCTGATCATCGCCAATCTGGTGATGTTCGCGATGACGACGCCCTGGCTGGGGGGCAGCTTTGCGCTGTGGCAGGATCTGGCGCTGTATCCGGTGGCGGTGGTGCACGGCGTCAACCTGTGGGGGCTGCTGAGCCATATGTTCCTGCATGCCGGGCTGCTGCATCTGGGTGGCAACCTGCTGTTTCTGTGGATCTTCGGCGATAATCTGGAAGCGCAGATGGGGCATCTGGGCTTTCTGCTGTTCTATCTGCTCTGCGGTCTGGCCGCCGCCGGGGCGCAGATCGCGTCCGACCCGTGGACGCTGGTGCCGATGATCGGGGCATCGGGCGCGATTGCCGGGGTGATGGGCGGCTATGTGCTGATGTTTCCGCGCGCCCGCGTCGATGTGGTCGCGATCATCCTGATCTTCGTCAAGGTGGTGACGCTGCGGGCCTGGGTGGTGCTGGGGCTGTGGTTTCTGCTGCAACTTTTCGGCAGCTTCTCGCTGGCCGGGGACGGGGTCGCCTATTGGGCGCATATCGGCGGTTTCGTGGCGGGCGTGACGCTGTGCCTGCCGCTGTTCCTGCGCCGGGGCGGGCTGGGCTTCTGGCGCATCACCCACGGCAAGCCACCGCATCCGGCCATCGAATACGCCCGGTCCCGCATCCCGGTGGTGCGGCGATGA